From Pristiophorus japonicus isolate sPriJap1 chromosome 1, sPriJap1.hap1, whole genome shotgun sequence, a single genomic window includes:
- the rmi1 gene encoding recQ-mediated genome instability protein 1, giving the protein MISARVETWLEATWHLKVPSHWLQACLEWIQQENQGAALTQAQINKQVFEQWLLTDLRDLEHRILPDGISETHKSVLNGFYCLQIDSLVDVSQAAYSQLQKIRGKDTTNEQVTSTQISQRSWEAKPTRMLMLQLTDGVQELQGMEYQPIPALHSSLSPGTKILLLGNIGCRLGLLLLKAENVRVLGGEVESLVEENSQESILARLIGEPDDTAITRVNNNDQNTVERTDGMSQFLGPSDDELLAGFDDSDLFLDPTMDSESGYGSKIGTSSSISSCTKPPTSARGSGWQSMEFQALQMPGEFQSKNRESLDYNDEDFDEFPLDELDDDLFLQGEMNAEIEPDGPMSLSPKSHTSLVEEPQRSNMKRVAAVAANTRSSPCQEQNVKVADNTSGYRLQSQAKLFGNGIYTENAGPSSMLSNLNAQVSQNSLNKIGINSIERKNNTNILTMELESKQLTSLVPREPFDSRPMHVTNPENVCTMSEVISSSSSNGGNFHQDCVKISNINGRKSNNDSVELNSPPFTYLNILLDKKPDVITVVQIKGFIVTLLDKLTNNGGLWSIKARISDGTAYMDVELGDDILRSLIGFSVAEMRVSIKCPNRQQEVTAGLQKCQQELVDLCCLMTIEFNPTVTPARVLTLHEVSVEDLQDLERRAHEEKIVLNN; this is encoded by the coding sequence ATGATTTCTGCAAGAGTAGAAACTTGGCTGGAAGCAACATGGCACCTCAAAGTTCCTTCACATTGGCTTCAAGCATGTTTAGAGTGGATTCAACAGGAGAACCAAGGTGCTGCTTTAACACAGGCACAAATCAACAAACAAGTTTTTGAGCAATGGCTTCTTACTGACCTCCGAGATCTGGAGCACCGAATTTTGCCAGATGGAATCTCAGAAACGCACAAGAGTGTGCTCAATGGATTTTACTGCTTGCAGATTGATTCATTAGTTGATGTTAGTCAAGCTGCATACAGCCAGCTCCAAAAAATCAGGGGAAAGGACACCACGAATGAACAAGTGACATCAACACAAATATCTCAGAGGTCCTGGGAAGCAAAACCAACCCGAATGTTAATGCTACAATTAACAGATGGAGTCCAGGAGCTCCAAGGCATGGAGTACCAGCCGATTCCCGCTCTCCATAGCAGCCTTTCACCAGGCACAAAAATCTTGTTACTGGGTAATATTGGCTGCCGGCTAGGACTTCTGCTTCTTAAAGCTGAAAATGTGAGGGTGCTTGGGGGTGAAGTGGAGTCCCTTGTAGAAGAAAATTCCCAAGAGAGTATACTTGCAAGGTTAATTGGAGAACCAGATGACACTGCTATAACTAGAGTGAATAATAATGATCAAAATACAGTTGAACGAACTGATGGGATGTCTCAGTTTTTGGGACCTTCAGATGATGAGCTGTTGGCTGGTTTTGATGACAGTGATCTGTTTTTAGATCCCACGATGGATTCTGAAAGTGGGTATGGTAGTAAAATTGGCACTTCAAGCAGTATCTCAAGTTGCACAAAGCCTCCAACCAGTGCTCGAGGTAGCGGATGGCAAAGTATGGAGTTCCAGGCTCTACAAATGCCTGGAGAATTTCAAAGTAAAAATAGAGAATCATTAGATTATAACGATGAAGACTTTGACGAGTTTCCCTTGGATGAACTGGATGACGATTTGTTCTTGCAGGGTGAAATGAATGCGGAAATTGAGCCTGATGGACCAATGAGTCTGTCCCCAAAATCACACACATCCTTAGTAGAGGAACCGCAGAGAAGTAATATGAAGCGTGTTGCTGCAGTAGCAGCAAACACCAGATCTAGTCCATGCCAAGAGCAAAATGTAAAAGTTGCTGATAACACTTCTGGTTATCGATTACAAAGCCAAGCTAAACTTTTTGGAAATGGCATATATACTGAAAATGCAGGGCCAAGTTCCATGCTAAGTAACTTAAATGCTCAAGTATCTCAGAATTCCCTCAACAAGATCGGCATTAACTCCATTGAAAGAAAAAATAATACAAATATTCTTACTATGGAACTAGAAAGTAAGCAGCTTACATCTTTAGTGCCACGTGAGCCCTTTGACAGTAGACCGATGCATGTCACTAATCCTGAAAATGTATGCACTATGTCTGAAGTGATTTCAAGTTCTTCCAGCAATGGAGGTAATTTTCATCAAGACTGTGTGAAAATAAGCAATATAAATGGAAGAAAATCCAACAATGATTCTGTAGAATTGAATTCTCCGCCATTTACATACCTGAATATTCTCTTGGATAAGAAACCTGATGTAATAACTGTGGTACAAATCAAAGGCTTCATTGTTACTTTACTGGACAAACTCACAAATAATGGTGGTCTGTGGAGTATTAAAGCTAGAATATCAGATGGTACTGCCTATATGGATGTAGAACTTGGTGATGATATTTTGAGAAGCCTGATTGGTTTCTCAGTGGCTGAAATGAGAGTCTCAATAAAATGTCCTAATCGGCAGCAAGAGGTAACTGCGGGGTTGCAGAAATGCCAGCAGGAATTAGTGGACCTTTGTTGTCTAATGACAATTGAATTTAACCCAACTGTTACTCCTGCTCGAGTTTTGACTCTCCACGAAGTAAGTGTAGAAGATCTGCAGGATTTAGAACGTCGTGCACATGAAGAAAAGATTGTGTTAAATAATTAA